From the genome of Halorussus caseinilyticus, one region includes:
- a CDS encoding KEOPS complex subunit Pcc1, with protein MGDSHDTVLQFRYESPARARVVARAVAQEVGEIDGDRSSATVERDGESVVVRVVAEDLVALRAGCNTWGSLVEVAERTSGLV; from the coding sequence TCCAGTTCAGATATGAGTCGCCCGCGCGTGCCCGCGTGGTCGCCCGCGCAGTCGCCCAAGAGGTCGGCGAAATCGACGGCGACCGGTCGTCGGCCACCGTCGAACGCGACGGCGAATCGGTCGTCGTCCGCGTCGTCGCCGAGGACCTCGTTGCGCTCCGAGCGGGGTGCAACACGTGGGGGTCGCTGGTGGAAGTCGCGGAGCGAACGTCCGGGCTAGTCTGA